From the genome of Apostichopus japonicus isolate 1M-3 chromosome 17, ASM3797524v1, whole genome shotgun sequence:
AATAAACACCATTTAAAAACGGAAGAAAGAAGTTCTTTGTTCATATGTAAACATTTGGGAAGTGTTAGTACTATTTATGTGCgaccttttttttatatagcaatattgaagaaaaacataaattcAGCTTTCATCCACCGGTTGCTTTTTGCGGAATCCGGTCTAATTGCCACTTTTTCCAATTCAGTGTAACTTGTTTGGAGACATTCTGCAAGTTGTAAATATGTTCCAAACGGTTCATTATACAGTGTGTAAAATTTCAGGGAAAGGCAGACTATCAGGCGAATCCACCTTctttggaaggggggggggggggggtaaagccGTGGTTCACTTGAAACTGGTTGAAATACCTGCATTGTACGGTAACATACGTTGTTTGTTGATTTATTTGAAACTGAATATGAACCAATGGCAGCAATGATGCAAATTGGCCACAAATTACTTGAaaatgagttaaaatagtaTAAAAAAGAATGACATCCAAATGACCACAGATAAAGTGTTCCATAGGTAAGCATTCGCTGAACTATATTAAAAAATCTTTCAAATCAGTGACAAGTCACCAACCAAAAACTTCCAACGTTTTAATAAAGGCAGCGTTTTTCGCAGAATTTCGAAATGTTATTTCCTTAGTATTAACGATGTTGCTTACAAGCTTGACTAGTGTAGTTTCACTTCCAATAATCACGTGAAATGCTATAAATTCTGAATTGTTCTGACTCGGATTCCAACAATAACATAACTAGTGTAGAAAAGTGCCCGAGCGTCGGAGATGTGAGTAACACATTAATCTGTACGAATATGTTTGAGAAGACTCAAAATGCGGACTTGGATTGCTGTTATGTAATGTTGTtatgtttatgtatgtttattcACTAGACAGACATGatttgtatttaatattcaCAGCTGTGTCGCACCGTTCAAGGTCAGGAAGTTCCAATAGTTATCCTGGGAGACCCAGCCTATCCACTCCTCCCTTGGTTGATGAAGGGGTTTTCCGACACAGGCCGACTAACAGAAGGCCAAAAGGTTTCCAATTACAGACTTAGTAGAGCACGCATGGTCGTCGAAAATGTTTTTGGAAGGCTTAAAGGAAAGATGGTGTTGTTTGATGAAAAGGAACGACACCAGCATGGAAAGTTTACCGACCCAAGTGATAGCCTGTTGCAGTCTACACAACTTATGTAAATTAAGGAGGGATCATGTGAATGATAACCGGCTTGAGGAAGCGGAGGAATATAGGCAACAACAGTTATATGAAGATCCCCATGACGGCCAAGATAATACCCGTGCAATTTCTTCCAGGGATGCACTGCAGTATTTCGCGGAACGATATTAATTAGgcgtatatatttatttcatgatatattttagaaaataaCTGTATTATAACTAGAAAACTTCATACTCAAGTTAGATCCAGATTTTCCCTACACGATGCTAGGTACCTTTAAGCGAATTTGCTCGTTACATTTGCCTTTTGTACTTATTTCTTCCCACGGGCTCTTATTATGTGCTTCGCGGAATTTCCAGAGGTAGCGAGCGAGTTGGAAAGTGTGAAAATCtgctccccccaaaaaattaccAGAGTCCATTTTCCTTATAGTCGAGTACATTAGAACTTCGCATTATATTGACGCATTTGAATTTATCTGATATAAGGTTTTCTAAAGTAGCAGTCAACAAGTGCAAACAATGGCACGATAGTTTCGCCAGATTAATTAAGAACTGTGTATCATCTTCCACTTCAAAGGTGTGATTGTCAGGTGTGACAGGACAAGACACTTGTTGTTTGACTCTTTACCTTATTTACCTTATTTCACAAGTTAAACAACACATTTCTGGTTGACTTTGATTGCGTAACGTGTACCAGTAGAGTTGCATTGGGAAGTGTTAAAATCTAAACCAAAATAGGTACATGTGATTGAAATACATTTTGCGTATTAATTTTCTGTGCATGTTGAATGAAAAGAGCTCACCCATATGCAACCTGCTACATCCATTCAGAACTGTGTGGAAATTTTcatcacaatatatatttagcatttagcatgTTGTTTTCTTACATGTCCTTTTCTGAAAGCGATTTCTCCCAACACGTCATCCTCCTTTAACTGGGTTTAATGTTAAAACTGCAATTTGGTAAGCTGCCAAGAAGAAATTTTACTATCAGTGTATTTTGTTAGTATTGCACTCAATAATTTATGGAGTGTAGACTAAACGCTTTACGGTGGCACAACCTTTGTAGCCTGGGCTTTACACTCGAACTATTTCAATGAAAGTCGAGAATGCGAATAGGCCTATCTGTTTTAGTACTTATCAAATCAACATGTATATCTTTTCACATTTGCagttattattttgtaatacagaGTTCAGCAATATTCGCAGTGAACGTATTGCTGGAAGTTTTTGGTGTGATTTTTAGGAGGTCGACCTTTGTTAATAGATCAATTCATGCTAGCTAAAAATACATTCATCTCACCTGGTAGCTACGCATGACTAATTGAAGAAACAGTTTTTTGTACATCCTCTTACGGATGAGATGTAACAAAATGTGATACATGATTCCTAACCAACTTTTATAATTCATTTCTTAAACTTTACAAAATGGCGGGAAATTAGTGCTAACACAACGATGATCGCGGGAAAACTTACAAGTGTATCACGTCATCTTTCGTTCACCGTTattgtttgtcttttcttgttGTTATTCCGGACTATAATCTCAACGGGAAGGCTGCAGGCGTAGACAACATCCCCGCTGAGTTAATAAAGCATGGAGGAGAGACACAGAACTGATGTCCTTACTCGTATCTGCAACAAGATCTGGCAGACAGGAGATTGGCCTACACTGTGGACCCAGTCACTTATTATCACTCTCCCCAAGAAAGGAAACTTACAACAATGCC
Proteins encoded in this window:
- the LOC139954705 gene encoding uncharacterized protein translates to MYVLWDTGSQVSIGLDSGEYARGHSHTRGRAPGWSSPGWVGSSFENRWGFPQCVGAIDGSHIPIISPTDHPADYYNRKGFHSIVLQAVVDFRYRYVTYITRGKKVNGVFACFAFNKHHLKTEERSSLFICKHLGSKAKRFPITDLVEHAWSSKMFLEGLKERWCCLMKRNDTSMESLPTQVIACCSLHNLCKLRRDHVNDNRLEEAEEYRQQQLYEDPHDGQDNTRAISSRDALQYFAERY